The Arachis ipaensis cultivar K30076 chromosome B07, Araip1.1, whole genome shotgun sequence genome includes a window with the following:
- the LOC107607431 gene encoding uncharacterized protein LOC107607431 has translation MESEEYSSSDEEEKTREEQVSRYLGILMKLNAKLYGTEALKEEPPVLTQEYSALAQRKLPLKRPDLGSFMIPCTIGTITFEKALCDLGSSINLLPLSVMRRLGILEVQATNISLEMADRSLKKAYSMVKDVLVKVENLYLPANFGILDTGEDRDESIILGRPFLNTERAMIDVKRGELVLQLNEDCLVFKVHKSHSTSVGEGTTDKHLMLPPLLSLQSLIEPPDTNSKFGVG, from the coding sequence ATGGAGTCTGAAGAAtactcctcctctgatgaggaagagaaaACTAGAGAAGAGCAAGTTTCTCGGTACTTGGGAattctcatgaagctgaatgcaaaACTCTATGGAACAGAGGCATTGAAAGAAGAACCCCCAGTACTTACCCAAGAGTACAGTGCCCTGGCTCAGAGGAAGCTGCCTCTGAAGAGGCCAGACCTTGGAAGCTTCATGATTCCCTGTACCATAGGTACAATCACCTTTGAGAAGGccttgtgtgaccttgggtcaagcatcaacctctTGCCTCTCTCTGTGATGAGAAGATTGGGAATTCTAGAGGTGCAAGCTACCAACATTTCATTGGAAATGGCAGACAGGTCACTGAAAAAGGCATATAGCATGGTGAAGGATGTCCTAGTGAAGGTTGAAAACCTTTACCTCCCAGCTAATTTTGGTATTCTTGACACTGGAGAGGACAGGGATgagtccatcatccttggaaggccattccttaACACTGAAAGAGCCATGATTGATGTAAAAAGAGGAGAACTAGTCCTGCAACTGAATGAGGATTGTCTTGTGTTCAAGGTTCATAAATCTCACTCTACATCAGTTGGAGAAGGCACAACTGACAAGCACTTGATGCTTCCACCACTTCTCTCATTACAGAGCCTAATAGAGCCCCCAGAcaccaactctaagtttggtgtagggTAA